Within Desulfobacter sp., the genomic segment TGTAATCTGTGCTGCAATGGCGGTGGGGAGCACTTCAAAGTTGCCTTCGTGCATGACAATGGCCAGTTGCCCCTTTTCCAGTTTTTTTGAGATTTCGTCCTTGATCCAGATTTTTTTGATCTTGGTTCCCATTTTAAAATAATAAGGGTCGTTGCAGTTCTTCAGTTCCAGCCTGTTTTCTTCGATGAGCTGTTTGATCTGGGCCCGGGCTTCCTGCTTCAGTTTTTCGGCATTGGCCTTGAGGTTTTTCTCCCGGTTCGCCTTTTCCTGGGCCAGCTGGGCCTGTTGTGTCTCATTGATTTTCGGTGCTGTTTTTTTGCCCTTGTTCTTTTTGCGGCTGACATGCTTCTGGTGTTTTACTTTTTTAGCCTTTTTTTCATCAACAAGTCCCGCTTTCAGGAGCTGGTCCTGGAGTGACATTCCCATGGTCTTCCTCTGTCTTTTTTAATGGGGTAAACATCCGGATGATTTTCATCCTCCGTAAAAAATATCAAGCCCGCTTTTTTAACACAACCTAAAAAGAAGTTTCCAGATTAAAATGGGGATCGGGTAAAGAGAGGGAGGCTATTCTCCGGTGGCGGCGTCGATATCGAATATTTTTCTGCCGTCCACATAGTCCTTGCTGGCATATTGGGAAATACGCTGAATTTTCGAAGAGAGTTCCATGATTCTCAAGGTGTGTTTTTTGACCAGCCGGATTAAGTCTTCTTTCCGGGACGGTTCCAGGGTTTCATCGTCCAGTTTTTCTATGCCGATTAATACCACCTGCAGCGGATTGTTCAGTTCGTGGCTGACCGCCCCTGCCATTTCGAGAATGGCCCGTAATTTTTCCTTGTCCCGGTGTTCCTTTGCAACCTGCTTTTGTTGGGTAATGTCCATGAAATACCCCAGGACCGCCCGGGCGCCTTCGTATTTGACGGAGGTCACCGTCTCCATTATCCATTTGATCCGGCCCGTCTTGTCCACCACCCGTAATTCATAGGGGGTGTTTTTTTGCCCGGTGAGCATCAGCCTGGCATTTTCCCGGACCTCGTCCCGATACTCTTCGTGCACAAGGTCCATGGAGGGCATGCCCATGAGTTCCTCTTTTGCATATCCGGTAATCCTGCAGAATTCGGGATTCACATACCTGAACCGCCGGTCCTGGAGAATATAGCTGCCGATGAGGGCGCTGTTGCGGCTGTGTTCAAGCTCATCTTCAGCCTGTTTTTTCTGGGTGTTGTCCCGGATGAACCCTTCTATGGCCACGGTTTTGTTCTGGCTGTCCCTGACCACCGACCACCGGTCATGCATCCACCGGGTTGTACCGTCGGGGCCGATGTATCGGTATTCGACCTCCCCCCTAGTGCCGCCGGCCTCCAGGGTTTTTTTCCTTGCCGTCCTGAGTTTGTCTGCGTCATCCGGGTGGATGTACCGGGCGACGCTGTTGGAAGATAATATGGACCGTCCCGCTTTTTTGGTCTCGAACAATTCCAGGAACCGTTTGTTGAAAAAGGGGAAGGTGCCGGATTCGATGTCAAAGAGGTAGATGGCATCCTGGGAAAAGTCGGCAAGATGCTGGAAGCTTTCCGACAGGGTTCTGATAATATCACTGTCATTGTTTTCAGCTTTGGCATCCGCGTCACGCTCAAGCTCCCGGATTCTGGCTTCCAGTTCTTCGTATGTCGGTTTTTTCTCCATTGAATTTACAATCGGACCGTATATTTTGAATTGATTAACAAATGTAAATTAATATGAGAGTATCCTTTCCGCAGGCAAAAAAGCAACATAAAAAATAATACGGGCCGGCGGGGTTGTCGTCAATACGGATGATGAAAATGCGTTTTCCCAGCTTTGCTGCCGTTGAAAGTTCCATGGTAATCCAGTCTGCATCAGGACAATTCCGCCGCCCATTTTTGGGGGCGAGGTAAAGGCGATGATAATGGATTGAAATTTTTGAATTTAGAAAATTAGTATCTTTATGTAAAGTGGGGACTGAAATCAGTATTTACCGAATATTAAATCGTGTCCCTGGCATAGGTGGTTTAATCATGGGGCCTTTGGATTGAACCCTATCAATTTGGTCCATAATGAAATTTTGAATTCCTTTGGTTGTAATTTCCTGCGAGGTTGACGCTTTTTTATAAAAACGGACTGCCTTTTCAACTTCATTCTCCTTTTCTTGGGCAACACCAAACCGAAAATTTGCGATCAAACTGTCTTCTTTAAGTTCTATGGCCTTTTGGAGAAAATTTAGCCCTTTTGAGTAGTTACCATCTTTATAAGAAAGGTGTGCCATTTTAACAAAAATCAGATGATAGAGTTCTAAATTGGAATGAATCTCTGATTTCTGAATTAATTTATCACACATGCTAAACTGAAAGTATCCAGCGCTATGATAGTTGTCGATTTTATATCTTAAGTAAGTGATATAACCAAAATACCTTAAAATTGAATTTGCTATTTCTTTTTCAAAAGTATTCTCCACAAACATGAATTCAAAATTTCCCCTCTGAGAGCCCCAGAAGTGGCGATAAGAAATGAGTTGGGAGTATAAAAAAAACAGGCCGATGCTTATGGTGATATTGTTTACGTATTTATATACAATTCCAAAACCAGTTTGAAATGAGAAAATTCCAACGAGTGCTCCGGTCGTTAGTGCTAAAAGCAAAGTGGATAACCAGTGCTTAAAATAGAAACTAAATGGTATTTTCATGGTTTTTATTTTCAGAATGACACCCCATATTTTTGTTATCAGATCAATTCCCCATGATAATTTGATATTGACGTGAAAATCAGGAATTTCCCATGTGAAAAATATTCAGTCAACTGGAGTAACTAACCTTACTCCGGTATCTTTGGCAAGCCTTTTCCTTGAAATTTGTTTTTTCTAAAACGTTTGAAAGAGAGTGCCGTGAACCCGGCCTTGAACGGGGGGGATGGATGCTTTCAGGTATGGAAAAAATGGGAGGCGGTTGGGTGGGGGAAAATATCCCGGCCCTGGAAGGGCCGGGATAAAGATCTTGCTTTGAACCGGAATCAGCGGATGCCGTCGGAATGGCAGGCCGAGGCGTTGCAGCCGGTCATGTCCTTATCGTCAGCGCCGAATTCATTGGTGTGGCAGTGCAGGCAGGAGGGCCGTTCCGCGTTGGGGGCGTACCGGATCTTGTGCATGGCCTTGAAATAGCTTTTGTAGCCCTTGAGGTCGTCGGGGCTGAAGTTGTCATGGCAGGCGGCACAGCTTCTGGGGGGCTTTCTGCCTTTGAGTTCCCCCATCCTGTGGTGGCAGTCAATGCATTCGTAGGACTCGTGGCTGGAATGATTGAATTCCACCGACAGGTCGCGGTCCGAGTGACCCTGGATAAAGTTAATCTCAAGCCCGTCTTCCGGTGCCTCGAATTCCGCGGGCTCGGGATCGTTGGCCTGGGCCGCCAGGCTCAAGCCCAGGGTCAGAAGGGCTGCAGCCAGGAATATAAACACTTTGTTTTTCATTTTAGTCTCCTTATATCCCGGGTTAAACCTTGGGGGTGCCGAAGGTGAAGCGGCCGGTGATAAATTCCCGCCTGGACTGTGCTGCCGGCCTGGCCTGGGCCAGGATGGCGGATTTTGTCCCTGCATCGGCGGTCAGGTGGGTATGGTAGCTCTCTGCTTCGGAGTCGCAAAGATAGATTACCCGTACGTCTTCAGGGTCGGCCAGAAAGGCATCCGGCCGGGTCTTTTTTATTTCGGCCAGCCGCTTTTCCGCCAGTTCCAGCATGGCTTCCCTGTCCCCGAAATTCATGGTGCCGGTGGGGCAGGAATTGACGCAGGCCGGCTTTAGGCCCTCTTTTACCCGGTCGATGCACATATCGCACTTGGTCCACTGCCCGGTTGATTTATCCAGCCGGGGCACGTTGTAGGGGCAGATCTGCTTGGGTTCCAGGCCCACGGTTGCGGAGAGGTTAACCCCCTCGTTGTAAACCACCGCACCGGTGTTTTCATCATGGGTTACGGCGTCCGCGCGGTACATGTTGAGCATGTATTTGCAGGGGGGCTCGATGCAGTGGCGGCACTGCTCGGGGAAAAAATTCCACCGCAGTTTCCCATGTTTGTCCCGGCCTTCGTTGAACCGCACCAGGCGCAGGGTCTGGGAGGAGAGGTCCGCCGGATTCTGGTGGGAGCCGAAGTTTTTGGTCTGCTCGGCAGGCAGGTCCTTCCACTGCTTGCAGGCCACCTGGCAGCCCCGGCAGGCGGTGCACAGGGTCAGGTCTACGAAAAAGCTTTTACCGTTCATATCTTATCTCCCTTTTTCCACTTGCGCAGGTTCACCATAAAGGCCTTGTACTCGGGAATCCCGGTGTTGGGATCGCCCACGTTGGGGGTGACGATGTTGGCCGAATCCCCGCCGTTAAGCGGTGTTACCCAGCCGTAATGCCAGGGCATGCCCACCATGTGGGTTTCCACCCCTTGTACATTAAAGGGCTGGATCCGCTCGGTGACCATGGCAATGGCCCAGAGCGCCCCGCGGACACTTTCGATGACCACCCGTTCCCCGTTTTCAATCCCCCTCAGCTTGGCCAGCTTGGGGCTGATTTCCACAAACATCTGGGGTTCGGCTTCCGTAAGCCAGGTCATCCACCGGGTCATGGACCCGGTCTGCCAGTGCTCGGTTACCCGGTAGGTGGTGGCCACAAAGGGGTAGCGGGGAT encodes:
- a CDS encoding DUF2058 family protein, with amino-acid sequence MGMSLQDQLLKAGLVDEKKAKKVKHQKHVSRKKNKGKKTAPKINETQQAQLAQEKANREKNLKANAEKLKQEARAQIKQLIEENRLELKNCNDPYYFKMGTKIKKIWIKDEISKKLEKGQLAIVMHEGNFEVLPTAIAAQITERDKEYPVIRHEPE
- a CDS encoding PAS domain S-box protein — protein: MEKKPTYEELEARIRELERDADAKAENNDSDIIRTLSESFQHLADFSQDAIYLFDIESGTFPFFNKRFLELFETKKAGRSILSSNSVARYIHPDDADKLRTARKKTLEAGGTRGEVEYRYIGPDGTTRWMHDRWSVVRDSQNKTVAIEGFIRDNTQKKQAEDELEHSRNSALIGSYILQDRRFRYVNPEFCRITGYAKEELMGMPSMDLVHEEYRDEVRENARLMLTGQKNTPYELRVVDKTGRIKWIMETVTSVKYEGARAVLGYFMDITQQKQVAKEHRDKEKLRAILEMAGAVSHELNNPLQVVLIGIEKLDDETLEPSRKEDLIRLVKKHTLRIMELSSKIQRISQYASKDYVDGRKIFDIDAATGE
- a CDS encoding cytochrome c3 family protein translates to MKNKVFIFLAAALLTLGLSLAAQANDPEPAEFEAPEDGLEINFIQGHSDRDLSVEFNHSSHESYECIDCHHRMGELKGRKPPRSCAACHDNFSPDDLKGYKSYFKAMHKIRYAPNAERPSCLHCHTNEFGADDKDMTGCNASACHSDGIR
- a CDS encoding formate dehydrogenase encodes the protein MNGKSFFVDLTLCTACRGCQVACKQWKDLPAEQTKNFGSHQNPADLSSQTLRLVRFNEGRDKHGKLRWNFFPEQCRHCIEPPCKYMLNMYRADAVTHDENTGAVVYNEGVNLSATVGLEPKQICPYNVPRLDKSTGQWTKCDMCIDRVKEGLKPACVNSCPTGTMNFGDREAMLELAEKRLAEIKKTRPDAFLADPEDVRVIYLCDSEAESYHTHLTADAGTKSAILAQARPAAQSRREFITGRFTFGTPKV